Proteins encoded in a region of the Mucispirillum schaedleri ASF457 genome:
- a CDS encoding carboxypeptidase-like regulatory domain-containing protein produces the protein MKKTLLITIFIFYSFFTSFAEEIKTVADIFPKASQMKGGSSSWIVAGVVAEKRDRCTVYENTYAYYSTKKEKILDIERENTYVVSARIFECDNFAEALKNYKELADISKKYANRKQVAPVPFGEQGIMVALPLQKKQGKSQQANFYITYIFRNFVIQVYSDDGFAQMDMSGAIESNIYKYLKTKGINYAVNRINLKVETGTSLYMDSLSFTGDKIASVLISGIVLDVNNKPVPDAKITAVETNQSVVSDKNGRFSINVTSGKGKSISMVKTIMLPFSISGERLALSTGFYPIEVKNKGKEVFSGLLNILVKNNRVSGYLIDTNLNKRFPVTGYVRGDNVTIDTDCTEPGSTLNCRKIFKGSLVSDYIVQGKAIGVGSGDFIIDKNKFTIITESPYIRDTGIALNLSVLQNGVQKYSSQKNMPLNAGTANKSYLELKTNDFIGKDMLYFKEAFLKLNILGLNIKNKAEIVLFKKVVDKNGYVSMQRIAPLKTITKEDKNEIKLDISSQIRQPNEQGYFIGLIGDEKDYIIFNGSNVSIDLSYYGNAASYKPRKVLSIALKDFEGEDMVSNKGYIEKDGSSDIVISLNVSARGRNLEQIEIIADADTRRVWNTVIDDIYPAIAVLQNGGILNEDDSSINIPLKSDDEIFDLHLYKGSLKEENITKITVKAVIDGKLYEDFILLK, from the coding sequence ATGAAAAAAACATTACTTATAACTATATTTATTTTTTATTCATTTTTTACAAGTTTTGCAGAAGAAATAAAAACAGTAGCAGATATTTTCCCAAAAGCTTCTCAAATGAAAGGCGGTTCTTCTTCATGGATAGTTGCAGGTGTGGTTGCAGAAAAACGGGACAGATGCACTGTTTATGAAAATACTTATGCTTATTATTCAACTAAAAAAGAGAAAATACTAGATATAGAGCGTGAAAATACTTATGTTGTTTCTGCCAGAATATTTGAATGTGATAATTTTGCAGAAGCATTAAAAAACTATAAAGAGCTTGCAGATATATCTAAAAAATATGCAAATCGTAAACAGGTTGCACCAGTTCCTTTTGGGGAGCAGGGCATAATGGTTGCTTTGCCATTGCAGAAAAAGCAGGGGAAAAGCCAGCAGGCTAATTTCTATATTACATATATTTTCAGAAACTTTGTAATACAGGTTTATTCAGATGACGGATTTGCTCAGATGGATATGTCTGGAGCTATTGAAAGCAATATTTATAAATATCTTAAAACAAAAGGCATAAATTATGCGGTAAATAGAATAAATTTAAAAGTTGAAACAGGCACTTCATTATATATGGACAGCCTTTCTTTTACTGGTGATAAAATAGCTTCAGTTTTAATAAGCGGTATAGTGCTTGATGTTAATAATAAACCTGTTCCTGATGCAAAAATTACAGCAGTTGAAACAAACCAAAGTGTAGTAAGTGATAAAAATGGCAGGTTTAGTATTAATGTTACTTCTGGCAAAGGCAAATCTATTTCTATGGTTAAAACTATTATGCTGCCATTTTCTATTAGTGGAGAAAGGCTTGCATTATCAACAGGTTTTTATCCTATAGAAGTTAAAAATAAAGGTAAAGAAGTGTTTAGCGGCTTGCTAAATATTCTTGTTAAAAATAACAGGGTGTCAGGCTATCTTATAGATACAAACCTTAATAAAAGATTTCCTGTTACTGGATATGTAAGGGGCGATAATGTAACGATAGATACAGACTGCACTGAGCCGGGTTCCACATTAAACTGCCGTAAAATATTTAAAGGAAGTCTTGTTTCTGATTATATAGTGCAGGGTAAAGCAATAGGTGTTGGCAGTGGCGATTTTATTATAGATAAAAATAAATTTACTATAATCACAGAAAGCCCGTATATTAGAGATACAGGTATAGCACTAAATCTTTCTGTGCTGCAAAATGGTGTGCAGAAATACAGCAGTCAAAAAAATATGCCGCTTAATGCAGGCACTGCAAATAAAAGCTATCTTGAACTTAAAACAAATGATTTTATAGGCAAAGATATGCTTTATTTTAAAGAAGCATTTTTAAAACTGAATATTCTGGGCTTAAATATTAAAAATAAAGCAGAAATTGTGCTTTTTAAAAAAGTGGTAGATAAAAACGGATATGTCTCTATGCAGAGAATTGCACCACTTAAAACAATTACAAAAGAAGATAAAAATGAAATCAAGCTTGATATTTCAAGCCAAATCCGCCAGCCAAATGAGCAGGGTTATTTTATAGGCTTAATTGGTGATGAAAAAGATTATATTATATTTAATGGCAGCAATGTCAGCATAGATTTAAGCTATTATGGTAATGCAGCTTCATATAAACCCCGTAAAGTTTTAAGTATCGCTCTTAAAGATTTTGAAGGGGAAGATATGGTTTCTAACAAAGGCTATATAGAAAAGGATGGCAGCAGCGATATTGTGATTTCATTAAATGTTTCTGCCCGTGGCAGAAATTTAGAGCAGATTGAAATTATAGCTGATGCTGATACAAGGCGTGTATGGAATACTGTAATAGACGATATTTATCCAGCAATAGCAGTTCTTCAAAATGGTGGAATTTTAAACGAAGATGATTCTTCAATTAATATTCCTTTAAAATCAGATGATGAAATATTTGATTTGCATTTATATAAAGGCTCATTAAAAGAAGAAAATATTACTAAAATTACAGTTAAAGCTGTTATTGACGGCAAGCTGTATGAAGATTTTATATTATTAAAATAG
- the hisF gene encoding imidazole glycerol phosphate synthase subunit HisF: MLAKRIIPCLDIKDGRVVKGVNFVNIRDAGDPVDAAIEYEKQGADEIAFLDITATHEKRNIMINVIEKAAENVFMPITVGGGIRTIEDIRSLFAAGADKVSINSEAVKNPDFIKMAANKFGSQAVIAAIDAKSKEDGSYEVVIAGGRKRTGLDAVMWAKTMEDFGAGEILLTSMDKDGMKTGYDIELTKAVSQAVTIPVIASGGVGTMEHFYEGFKYGLADAALAASVFHFQEMTILEVKKYLNNKNIPVRL; this comes from the coding sequence ATGCTTGCTAAACGCATTATTCCATGTCTTGATATAAAAGACGGCAGAGTAGTTAAAGGAGTAAATTTTGTTAATATTAGAGATGCTGGTGACCCTGTGGACGCTGCAATAGAATATGAAAAACAGGGAGCAGATGAAATAGCTTTCTTAGATATTACAGCGACACATGAAAAAAGAAACATTATGATTAATGTTATAGAAAAAGCAGCAGAAAATGTCTTTATGCCTATAACTGTTGGGGGCGGTATAAGAACTATTGAAGATATACGCAGCCTTTTTGCAGCAGGAGCTGATAAAGTGTCTATAAATTCTGAAGCTGTTAAAAATCCTGATTTTATAAAAATGGCGGCTAATAAATTTGGCTCTCAGGCTGTTATTGCTGCAATAGATGCTAAATCAAAAGAAGATGGCTCTTATGAAGTAGTTATTGCTGGCGGCAGAAAAAGAACAGGACTTGATGCAGTAATGTGGGCAAAAACTATGGAAGATTTTGGTGCTGGAGAAATACTTCTTACAAGTATGGATAAAGACGGTATGAAAACTGGCTATGATATAGAGCTTACAAAGGCAGTAAGTCAGGCAGTAACTATACCAGTAATAGCGTCAGGCGGCGTTGGCACTATGGAGCATTTTTATGAAGGCTTTAAATATGGTCTTGCAGACGCAGCCCTTGCTGCAAGTGTATTTCATTTTCAGGAAATGACAATATTAGAAGTAAAAAAATATTTAAACAATAAAAATATACCTGTTAGATTATAG
- the hisE gene encoding phosphoribosyl-ATP diphosphatase: MENILLILNETIKDRHQNPSPASYTTTLFEGGANKIIKKLGEENAEFIKAFLTEPPYETAAEAADYIYHLMVALRFKGIDWTDVLKELEKRHALKGDK; this comes from the coding sequence ATGGAAAATATACTGCTTATACTAAACGAAACAATTAAAGATAGACATCAAAACCCAAGCCCTGCTTCTTATACTACTACATTATTTGAAGGTGGTGCTAACAAAATCATAAAAAAACTTGGTGAAGAAAATGCAGAGTTTATTAAAGCATTTTTAACAGAGCCACCTTATGAAACAGCAGCAGAAGCAGCAGATTATATATATCATTTAATGGTTGCACTTCGTTTTAAAGGGATAGACTGGACTGATGTTTTAAAAGAACTTGAAAAAAGACATGCACTAAAAGGAGATAAATAA
- the argH gene encoding argininosuccinate lyase, whose translation MSEKPWAGRFNLPTDIFVEEFNASIYFDKRLYKFDIKGSIAHAVMLSRQGIIAESEARAIVSGLEQVLDEIEKGEFHFDIGDEDIHMAVEKRLTEIAGPVGGKLHTARSRNDQVAVDVRMYVMYEAETVKAYLINLIRVLVDKAVNNIGIVMPGFTHLQQGQPILFSHYLMAYFQMFKRDFQRINDLMIRANYCPLGAGALAGTTFPIDRNYTANTLGFYGPTENSIDSVSDRDFIIEFLSAASICMMHLSRLSEEIILFSNPDINFVTLTDDYCTGSSIMPQKKNPDIPELIRGKTGRVYGSLMTMLTIMKGLPLAYNKDMQEDKEPLFDAVDTLLASLKVFAPMIEKMKVNVDKMQQSAGKGYSTATDLADYLVRKGIPFREAHHIVGKTVAYAIDNNKNLEELSINEMQIFSKFIEKDVYNYITLDASVNSRNSYGGTSVESVMTQIKLAKSFLDDNL comes from the coding sequence ATGAGTGAAAAACCATGGGCTGGCAGATTTAACCTGCCTACAGATATATTTGTAGAAGAATTTAATGCATCTATCTATTTTGATAAAAGATTATATAAGTTTGATATTAAAGGAAGTATTGCTCATGCTGTAATGCTTAGCCGTCAAGGAATAATAGCAGAAAGCGAAGCAAGAGCAATAGTATCAGGTCTTGAACAGGTGCTTGATGAAATAGAAAAAGGTGAATTTCATTTTGATATAGGCGATGAAGATATACACATGGCTGTTGAAAAAAGACTTACTGAAATAGCAGGTCCTGTTGGTGGTAAACTGCACACTGCACGCAGCAGAAATGACCAGGTAGCTGTTGATGTTAGAATGTATGTTATGTATGAAGCAGAAACTGTAAAAGCATACCTTATTAACCTAATAAGAGTGCTTGTTGATAAAGCAGTGAATAATATAGGTATAGTTATGCCGGGATTTACTCATTTGCAGCAGGGACAGCCTATTTTATTTTCCCATTATTTAATGGCTTATTTTCAAATGTTTAAAAGGGACTTTCAGCGTATAAATGATTTAATGATTAGAGCAAACTACTGCCCATTAGGTGCTGGTGCTCTTGCTGGCACAACTTTTCCCATAGATAGAAACTACACTGCAAATACTCTTGGTTTTTATGGACCTACTGAAAACAGTATAGATTCTGTGTCTGACAGAGATTTTATTATAGAGTTTTTGTCTGCTGCAAGTATCTGCATGATGCATTTATCAAGGCTTTCTGAAGAAATAATACTTTTTTCTAACCCTGATATTAATTTTGTCACATTAACTGATGACTACTGCACAGGCTCATCTATTATGCCACAGAAAAAAAATCCTGATATTCCAGAGCTTATTCGCGGCAAAACTGGCAGAGTGTATGGCTCTCTTATGACAATGCTTACAATTATGAAAGGGCTCCCGCTTGCATACAATAAAGATATGCAGGAAGATAAAGAGCCGCTTTTTGATGCTGTTGATACATTACTTGCTTCACTGAAAGTTTTTGCTCCAATGATAGAAAAAATGAAAGTAAATGTTGATAAAATGCAACAGTCAGCAGGAAAAGGCTACTCTACAGCTACAGATTTAGCAGATTATCTTGTCCGTAAAGGTATACCTTTTAGAGAAGCACATCATATTGTTGGTAAAACTGTTGCTTATGCTATTGATAATAATAAAAATTTAGAAGAATTGTCTATTAATGAAATGCAGATATTTTCTAAATTTATAGAAAAAGATGTTTATAACTATATTACTCTTGATGCTTCTGTAAACAGCAGGAACTCTTATGGCGGCACATCAGTAGAATCAGTTATGACACAAATAAAACTTGCTAAGAGCTTTTTAGATGACAATTTATAA
- a CDS encoding PKD domain-containing protein — translation MKSIIFKSINIVCVSIFLLLSGCGDVSDIFNKNNSNNSGNTGGNDNSGNTGSNGDTDSDNSGYGGGNPDDTVIEDGIDISFICYPNELALDCDVIEKEIPEIIEIVEYYWSFGDGGIAEGQYNGHWLYKKGGDYTVKLELEYKKNGAAKRAALGSQKYTLIQEYFPTLFLSQFGDDTSLMYFALHIKGESNIQANGTGLFAQKVTGISGKYSEDYARDLIAYKKGDTNTKFEFSALYQNLGLNDIYSIDYGWTDKDGLKLDMPFYLGYKGFNIPKSSNGYVEFVNFNIVDMTSSGLMPGYDYTSFVRCNTGDFKFNIPMKDYDENFHRNIALFTVNFTGQCAYSVTFDGFLEK, via the coding sequence ATGAAATCAATAATTTTTAAGAGTATTAATATTGTTTGTGTTTCAATATTCCTTTTATTATCAGGCTGTGGAGATGTTTCTGATATTTTTAATAAAAATAATTCTAATAATAGTGGAAATACAGGCGGTAATGATAATAGTGGCAATACTGGCAGCAATGGTGATACAGATAGTGATAACAGTGGTTATGGGGGGGGGAATCCAGATGATACTGTTATAGAAGATGGAATAGACATATCTTTTATTTGTTATCCTAATGAATTAGCCCTTGATTGTGATGTGATTGAAAAAGAAATTCCTGAAATAATAGAGATTGTTGAATATTACTGGAGTTTTGGAGATGGGGGCATTGCAGAAGGTCAATATAATGGACACTGGCTGTATAAAAAAGGTGGAGATTATACTGTTAAACTTGAATTGGAATATAAAAAGAATGGTGCTGCAAAAAGAGCTGCCTTAGGTTCACAAAAATATACATTGATTCAAGAATATTTTCCTACTCTATTTTTATCACAGTTTGGTGATGATACAAGTCTTATGTATTTTGCACTTCATATAAAAGGGGAAAGTAATATACAGGCTAATGGGACAGGGTTATTTGCTCAAAAAGTTACTGGTATCAGTGGAAAATACTCTGAAGATTATGCAAGAGATTTAATAGCTTATAAAAAAGGTGATACTAATACAAAATTTGAGTTTTCTGCTTTATATCAAAATTTAGGATTAAACGACATATATTCTATTGATTATGGCTGGACGGATAAAGATGGATTAAAGCTGGATATGCCATTTTATCTTGGCTATAAAGGCTTTAATATACCAAAATCATCTAATGGTTATGTTGAATTTGTAAACTTTAATATTGTTGATATGACAAGTTCAGGGCTTATGCCCGGTTATGATTACACTTCTTTTGTTAGATGTAATACAGGTGATTTTAAATTTAATATTCCTATGAAAGATTATGATGAGAATTTTCATAGAAACATAGCATTATTTACTGTAAATTTTACAGGTCAGTGTGCATATTCTGTAACATTTGACGGCTTTTTAGAGAAGTAG
- a CDS encoding PKD domain-containing protein, producing the protein MVSALFFVYGCSDISDSPPHSYVSDDNIQTVDFIYDINSLYVSYSVILNNIDETNVKSYLWNFGDNSTSSSKSHTHHYSEKGLYTVILEVILDNDSKLNISKNIDISINENTDNVDNFSIPIDFEYETKSLTVKFSTEPVDNVKSYIWHFGDGNIYSDYEAVHSYSKSGLYEVILEAVLNNDKKIYHSKKINVSLMDLFFEGFGREPDKMYFALHITGSAANGLFMQQHKTYAKDLSFQLKNGNREKDIIFSRDYKKWGLWDLWGIKLYNVQYGWADYDGKKLEMPFYLGDADFKTDINSKNISFASFVIKDKENTIFLGDPSFVRCMTDDLKFTIPNGYNPDIHKNIAKFTINFNGDSNCSYNVLFDGFVNK; encoded by the coding sequence ATGGTATCTGCTCTGTTTTTTGTATATGGGTGTTCTGACATATCTGATTCCCCCCCCCATTCCTATGTTTCTGATGATAATATTCAGACAGTTGATTTTATATATGATATAAATAGTTTATATGTTTCATATTCAGTTATTTTAAATAATATTGATGAAACAAATGTCAAATCTTATTTATGGAATTTTGGTGATAACAGCACTTCTTCTTCTAAATCTCATACACATCATTACAGCGAAAAAGGTTTATATACAGTTATTCTTGAAGTTATTTTGGATAATGACAGTAAATTGAATATAAGTAAAAATATAGATATTAGTATTAATGAAAATACTGATAATGTAGATAATTTTTCAATACCTATTGATTTTGAATATGAAACTAAGAGTTTAACAGTTAAATTTTCAACTGAGCCTGTGGATAATGTAAAATCATATATATGGCATTTTGGGGATGGAAACATATATTCTGACTACGAAGCAGTTCATAGTTATAGTAAAAGCGGTTTATATGAAGTTATTCTTGAAGCAGTTTTAAATAATGATAAAAAAATATATCATAGTAAAAAGATTAATGTTAGTCTAATGGATTTGTTTTTTGAAGGTTTTGGAAGGGAGCCTGATAAAATGTATTTTGCACTGCATATAACAGGCAGTGCTGCAAACGGACTATTTATGCAGCAGCATAAAACATATGCCAAAGATTTATCATTTCAATTAAAAAATGGTAACAGAGAAAAAGACATTATATTTTCAAGAGATTATAAAAAATGGGGTCTGTGGGATTTGTGGGGAATAAAATTATATAATGTGCAATATGGCTGGGCAGACTATGACGGTAAAAAATTGGAAATGCCTTTTTATCTTGGAGATGCAGATTTTAAAACAGATATTAATTCAAAAAATATTTCTTTTGCTTCATTTGTTATAAAAGACAAGGAAAATACAATTTTTTTAGGGGACCCAAGTTTTGTAAGATGTATGACAGATGATTTAAAGTTTACAATTCCAAATGGTTATAATCCTGATATTCATAAGAATATTGCTAAATTTACAATAAATTTTAATGGTGATTCAAATTGTTCTTATAATGTGCTGTTTGATGGATTTGTCAATAAGTAA
- the folE2 gene encoding GTP cyclohydrolase FolE2, with product MLEDIQNSKDTRNIDINQVGIKDIIYPISLKDRNKGIQNTIAKITMSVMLPHQYKGTHMSRFVEILNKYKDNIDIHNVGSILQDMRERLSSDSSFISLSFPYFMEKTAPVSKMTSLMDYNCEFSGSCSEKGLDFVLKVKVPVQSLCPCSKEISEYGAHNQRSIASISVRFNKTVWIEDLIEIAESSASSSIYSLLKREDEKYITEYAYDNPAFVEDIVRNITEKLMNDSRIIWFEVECENMESIHNHNAWARIERWK from the coding sequence ATGCTTGAAGATATACAAAACTCAAAAGATACAAGAAATATAGATATAAATCAGGTAGGTATAAAAGATATTATCTACCCAATATCTTTAAAAGATAGAAATAAAGGTATTCAAAATACAATTGCAAAAATCACAATGAGTGTTATGCTTCCACATCAGTATAAAGGCACTCATATGTCAAGATTTGTAGAAATTTTAAATAAATATAAAGATAATATTGATATTCATAATGTAGGCTCTATATTGCAGGATATGAGAGAAAGGCTTTCATCAGATTCTTCTTTTATATCTCTTTCTTTTCCATACTTTATGGAAAAAACAGCACCAGTTTCTAAAATGACATCACTTATGGATTATAATTGTGAATTTTCTGGAAGCTGCTCTGAAAAAGGGCTTGATTTTGTATTAAAAGTAAAAGTTCCTGTCCAGTCATTATGTCCATGCTCAAAGGAAATTTCAGAATATGGAGCACATAATCAAAGAAGTATTGCTTCTATTTCTGTCCGCTTTAATAAAACTGTATGGATAGAAGATTTAATAGAGATAGCAGAAAGTTCAGCAAGTTCATCTATTTACTCTCTTTTAAAACGAGAAGATGAAAAATATATAACAGAATATGCTTATGATAACCCTGCATTTGTAGAAGATATAGTTCGTAATATAACAGAAAAACTTATGAATGACAGCAGGATTATATGGTTTGAAGTAGAATGCGAAAATATGGAATCAATTCATAACCATAATGCATGGGCAAGAATTGAAAGATGGAAATAA
- a CDS encoding tetratricopeptide repeat protein, whose translation MYTLLIGLLFGVITGYLGFLIYPSYVLASLTFIAGVLLFNFFMGRYFMKKLTEVFNSIEKDIKAGKADIAIEKLKTGYKYSKWQFLVKEQIDSQIGIILYANKRFDEALPYLKKSLKSNWMAMSMLAAYYYRQKDYANMKAVMEKASKANKKDSFTQCLYAYFLSETGDVDSAIAVLAKAMKKLPSDERLQNASDALKNRKKIKMQAYNTLWLQLHLAKMPEGIKQYQTLIGRQKITRR comes from the coding sequence ATGTATACATTATTGATAGGATTATTATTTGGTGTCATCACTGGTTATTTAGGTTTTTTAATATATCCAAGTTATGTGCTTGCAAGCTTAACATTTATTGCAGGTGTATTATTGTTTAATTTTTTCATGGGACGCTATTTTATGAAAAAATTAACTGAAGTATTTAATTCAATAGAAAAAGATATTAAAGCAGGCAAAGCAGATATTGCAATAGAAAAATTGAAAACAGGCTATAAATATTCTAAATGGCAGTTTTTGGTGAAAGAGCAGATAGATTCGCAAATAGGTATAATATTATATGCTAATAAAAGGTTTGATGAGGCTCTGCCTTACCTTAAAAAATCACTTAAAAGCAACTGGATGGCAATGAGTATGCTTGCTGCATATTATTATCGTCAAAAAGATTATGCAAATATGAAAGCTGTTATGGAAAAAGCTTCAAAGGCTAATAAAAAAGACAGCTTTACTCAGTGTCTTTATGCTTATTTCTTATCAGAAACTGGGGATGTTGATAGTGCTATTGCTGTGCTTGCAAAAGCTATGAAAAAACTGCCTTCAGATGAAAGGCTGCAAAATGCTAGTGATGCACTTAAAAACAGAAAGAAAATAAAAATGCAGGCTTATAATACTTTATGGCTGCAGCTTCATTTAGCAAAAATGCCTGAGGGAATAAAACAGTATCAAACATTAATAGGTAGACAAAAAATAACTAGAAGATAA
- a CDS encoding YHS domain-containing protein, with product MIMKIFVLVAILAGIYFFFKIKDKKQDEQKYADNEEVKAVEMKQDAVCGSYVEETTKYKVRLHDKIYYFCSEECKNQFIDENTNH from the coding sequence ATGATTATGAAAATATTTGTGCTGGTCGCAATACTTGCTGGTATTTATTTCTTTTTTAAAATAAAAGATAAAAAGCAGGACGAGCAGAAGTATGCAGATAATGAGGAAGTAAAAGCTGTTGAAATGAAACAGGATGCTGTATGCGGCTCTTATGTGGAAGAAACTACTAAATATAAAGTAAGACTGCATGATAAAATATATTATTTCTGTTCAGAAGAATGCAAAAATCAATTTATAGATGAGAATACAAATCATTAG
- the jag gene encoding RNA-binding cell elongation regulator Jag/EloR has product MRIFEVEGDSVEEIISQFTKQQNIPADYISYEVIEQGSKGLFGIGKKNTKVKITYNEAECVKKKAKLILNELLEKAGFTDAHVSVEENDKRLLLNIETETPELLIGKSAQTLDALQYIFDKMINLSEDSEISIIVDVGSYRKRRVEENVAKSLAMAEKVKKSGRPFKLAPMSSILRKEIHIALKNVPGITTISTGEGPLKQVSIVPDKPRNGKGRFNNKRRNYRYNREEN; this is encoded by the coding sequence ATGAGAATTTTTGAAGTGGAAGGAGATAGTGTAGAAGAGATTATCTCTCAGTTTACAAAACAGCAGAATATTCCTGCTGATTACATCAGCTATGAAGTTATTGAGCAGGGCTCTAAAGGGCTTTTTGGTATTGGCAAAAAAAATACAAAAGTAAAAATTACTTACAATGAAGCAGAGTGTGTAAAGAAAAAAGCAAAACTTATACTTAATGAACTTTTGGAAAAAGCAGGCTTTACAGATGCTCATGTCAGTGTAGAAGAAAACGATAAAAGACTTTTATTAAATATAGAAACTGAAACACCAGAATTATTAATTGGTAAATCTGCTCAAACACTTGATGCATTACAGTATATATTTGATAAAATGATAAACTTATCAGAAGATAGTGAAATAAGCATTATTGTAGATGTTGGCTCTTACAGAAAACGCAGAGTAGAAGAAAATGTTGCTAAATCACTTGCAATGGCAGAAAAAGTTAAAAAATCAGGCAGACCATTTAAACTGGCACCAATGAGCAGCATATTAAGAAAAGAAATACATATTGCATTGAAAAATGTGCCGGGAATTACAACTATTTCTACAGGTGAAGGTCCATTAAAACAGGTATCAATAGTGCCAGATAAGCCAAGAAATGGTAAGGGCAGATTTAACAATAAGAGAAGAAATTATAGATATAATAGAGAAGAAAACTAA